In Tursiops truncatus isolate mTurTru1 chromosome 19, mTurTru1.mat.Y, whole genome shotgun sequence, a genomic segment contains:
- the CBFB gene encoding core-binding factor subunit beta isoform X2, whose amino-acid sequence MILNGVCVIWKGWIDLQRLDGMGCLEFDEERAQLHMVWVMLLCLLCYLVLFLCRHSSHRGVFLSVTILIYLLMGEMHMVDTVTWHKMRGAQMIVAMKAVSLGFDLDRGEVGVVPSPVEFMGYLYFVGTIVFGPWISFHSYLQAVQGLPLSRQWLQKVAQSLVLALLCLVLSTCVGPYLFPYFIPLDGDHLLHKWLRAYESAVSFHFSNYFVGFLSEATATLAGAGFTEEKGHLEWDLTVSKPLNVELPRSMVEVVTSWNLPMSCWLNNYVFKNALHLGTFSAVLVTYATSALLHGFSFHLAAVLLSLAFITYVEHILRKRLARILSACVLSKRCPPDCSHQHRLGLGVRALNLLFGALAIFHLAYLGSLFDVDVDDTTEEQGYSMAYTVHKWSELSWASHWVTFGCWIFYHLIG is encoded by the exons ATGATTCTGAATGGAGTCTGTGTTATCTGGAAAGGTTGGATTGATCTCCAGAGACTGGATGGTATGGGCTGCCTGGAGTTTGATGAGGAGCGAGCCCAG CTGCACATGGTTTGGGTCAtgctgctctgccttctgtgctACCTCGTGCTGTTCCTCTGCCGACATTCCTCCCATCGTGGCGTCTTCCTCTCCGTCACCATCCTCATCTACCTACTCATGGGTGAGATGCACATGGTGGACACTGTGACGTGGCACAAGATGCGAGGGGCCCAGATGATTGTGGCCATGAAGGCAGTGTCTCTGGGCTTCGATCTGGACCGGGGCGAGGTGGGTGTGGTGCCCTCGCCCGTGGAGTTCATGGGCTACCTCTACTTTGTGGGCACCATCGTCTTTGGGCCCTGGATATCCTTCCACAGCTACCTACAGGCTGTCCAAGGCCTCCCGCTGAGCCGCCAGTGGCTGCAGAAGGTGGCCCAGAGCCTGGTGCTGGCCCTGCTGTGCCTTGTGCTGTCCACCTGTGTGGGCCCCTACCTCTTCCCCTACTTCATTCCCCTTGATGGTGACCACCTCCTTCACAAGTGGCTGCGAGCCTACGAGAGTGCTGTCTCCTTCCACTTCAGCAACTATTTTGTGGGCTTTCTATCTGAGGCCACAGCCACATTGGCGGGGGCTGGCTTCACCGAGGAGAAGGGTCACCTGGAATGGGACCTGACGGTCTCTAAGCCACTGAATGTGGAGCTGCCCCGGTCCATGGTGGAAGTTGTCACAAGCTGGAACCTGCCCATGTCTTGTTGGCTAAATAACTATGTTTTCAAGAATGCTCTCCACCTCGGGACCTTTTCAGCCGTGCTGGTCACCTATGCAACCAGCGCCCTCCTGCACGGCTTTAGCTTCCACCTGGCTGCGGTGCTGCTGTCCCTGGCATTTATCACTTATGTGGAGCACATCCTCCGAAAGCGCCTGGCTCGGATCCTCAGTGCCTGTGTCTTGTCGAAAAGGTGCCCACCAGACTGTTCACACCAGCATCGTTTGGGCTTGGGGGTGCGAGCCTTAAATCTGCTCTTTGGGGCCCTGGCCATCTTCCACCTGGCCTACCTGGGCTCCCTGTTTGACGTTGATGTGGACGATACCACAGAGGAGCAGGGCTACAGCATGGCATACACTGTCCACAAGTGGTCAGAGCTCAGCTGGGCCAGTCACTGGGTCACTTTTGGATGCTGGATCTTCTACCATCTCATAGGCTGA